CAAACTAACAGGAATAACACACATCTGTGACCAGAACTGTAACCAGAGGATTTTGTATGATAACCATAACTCCTTTTGCAGAGTAAGCAGGCAGGTCTTTCCTCTTTCACCAGCAGAACAGCAGGCAGTTAGAGGAGTTCGGAGGAAGCTTGAAGCAGAGAACTCTGATGGCTGTGCTTTTAAGCGCAGGCGAGATGCCCAGCTGCATCCTCCTCCTTTTGAGAGGTCTTTCACTGTGGTGTCTCCAATCTGCAGTCAAGTTGGAGATG
Above is a genomic segment from Phoenix dactylifera cultivar Barhee BC4 chromosome 2, palm_55x_up_171113_PBpolish2nd_filt_p, whole genome shotgun sequence containing:
- the LOC103708503 gene encoding uncharacterized protein LOC103708503, translating into MEVYGKSMIAEPSNVIFLSSILNREEPIPSHKCDKRCQNEHVFGNMYRCKLTGITHICDQNCNQRILYDNHNSFCRVSRQVFPLSPAEQQAVRGVRRKLEAENSDGCAFKRRRDAQLHPPPFERSFTVVSPICSQVGDGMDMS